From one Cyanobacterium stanieri PCC 7202 genomic stretch:
- a CDS encoding asparaginase (PFAM: L-asparaginase II~COGs: COG4448 L-asparaginase II~InterPro IPR010349~KEGG: mar:MAE_05540 L-asparaginase II~PFAM: L-asparaginase II~SPTR: L-asparaginase II), which produces MSRLKRSPYPPLEVHLLREGIPESIHQVEVTVADDKGRTLCAAGNPETVAFTRSALKPFQALAVTSTGVLERFDLSDQDLAIMCASHKGTIEQARQVFNILWKADIDPNALKCPIPEGKDSPLQHNCSGKHAGMLAACQQRNWSLENYFHRSNPVQGLILKKISELLAMPPDELMAARDDCGVPTYALPLSQIATLYAKLACGSSIDLERILRAMTHNPQLIAGEGAFDTEFMTLTEGALVSKSGAEGVQCIGNISQDMGLAIKVLDGARRAKYAAAIHVCKQMGWISPDVADKLGDKFLRIDEYRRLEVAGECTFV; this is translated from the coding sequence ATGAGTAGATTAAAACGTAGTCCTTATCCCCCTTTAGAAGTACACCTCCTGCGAGAAGGTATTCCCGAATCCATTCACCAAGTAGAAGTTACCGTCGCTGACGATAAAGGGCGTACCCTCTGTGCAGCGGGAAATCCTGAAACTGTTGCCTTTACCCGCTCTGCCCTCAAACCTTTTCAGGCCTTGGCAGTCACCAGTACGGGAGTATTAGAAAGATTTGATTTGAGCGATCAGGATTTGGCGATCATGTGTGCTTCCCATAAAGGTACCATAGAACAAGCTAGACAAGTCTTTAATATTCTCTGGAAAGCAGATATTGATCCTAACGCCCTTAAATGCCCTATTCCCGAAGGCAAAGACAGCCCCCTTCAGCACAATTGTTCGGGGAAACACGCAGGAATGTTGGCGGCTTGTCAACAACGTAACTGGAGTTTAGAAAACTATTTTCACCGTTCTAATCCCGTACAGGGTTTAATTTTAAAGAAAATTTCCGAACTTTTGGCAATGCCTCCAGATGAACTGATGGCCGCTAGAGATGATTGTGGGGTGCCTACCTATGCCCTTCCCCTATCTCAGATTGCCACCCTTTACGCCAAACTAGCCTGTGGTAGTAGCATTGATTTGGAAAGAATTTTAAGAGCAATGACCCATAATCCTCAATTAATAGCAGGAGAGGGGGCTTTTGATACTGAATTTATGACCCTCACTGAAGGCGCTTTGGTTAGTAAATCTGGAGCCGAAGGGGTACAGTGTATCGGTAATATTAGTCAAGATATGGGATTGGCGATTAAAGTATTGGATGGTGCTAGAAGGGCAAAATATGCGGCAGCAATCCATGTATGTAAACAAATGGGCTGGATTTCTCCTGATGTGGCGGATAAGTTGGGTGATAAATTCTTGAGAATTGATGAATATCGCCGTTTGGAAGTGGCTGGAGAATGTACTTTTGTCTAG
- a CDS encoding protein of unknown function DUF1230 (PFAM: Protein of unknown function (DUF1230)~InterPro IPR009631~KEGG: cyt:cce_1058 hypothetical protein~PFAM: protein of unknown function DUF1230~SPTR: DUF1230-containing protein), with product MSFCPVPVEQQPVNEYQELAQSWFFQWVTLPKVKFFSKLSGVWSLSLLITAPISGASFPPDEQIFPFLIASALGSSLFVAFVLVRLYLGWKYIGDRLKKTKIVYEESSWYDGQVWEKPLEIYNRDRLIFNYQVEPVLKRLEKSGLLLIALMVSGTILFWLI from the coding sequence ATGTCATTTTGTCCTGTACCCGTTGAACAACAACCCGTTAATGAATATCAAGAATTAGCCCAGTCATGGTTTTTTCAATGGGTGACTCTGCCCAAAGTTAAGTTTTTTTCCAAACTATCAGGGGTATGGAGTTTAAGTTTATTAATCACCGCCCCCATTTCTGGTGCTAGTTTTCCCCCCGATGAGCAGATTTTTCCTTTTCTCATTGCTAGCGCTTTGGGGTCTAGTCTATTTGTTGCCTTTGTTTTGGTACGATTGTATCTAGGATGGAAGTATATAGGCGATCGCCTCAAAAAAACAAAAATAGTTTACGAAGAATCAAGCTGGTATGATGGACAAGTATGGGAAAAACCCCTAGAAATTTATAATCGAGATCGATTGATATTCAACTATCAAGTAGAACCAGTTTTAAAAAGATTAGAAAAAAGCGGTTTATTACTCATCGCCTTGATGGTGAGTGGTACGATCCTATTTTGGTTAATTTAA
- a CDS encoding NAD-dependent epimerase/dehydratase (PFAM: NAD dependent epimerase/dehydratase family~COGs: COG0451 Nucleoside-diphosphate-sugar epimerase~InterPro IPR001509~KEGG: cyh:Cyan8802_2026 NAD-dependent epimerase/dehydratase~PFAM: NAD-dependent epimerase/dehydratase~SPTR: NAD-dependent epimerase/dehydratase): MRILIMGGTRFIGVSLTKILVNQGHEVVLFNRGNNPSPVDGIQQIHGDRTSAVQLEEKLKGEKFDAIFDNNGRTLSDTKPLVDLFNGKVSHFVYVSSAGVYLPSHQMPHREDDPLNPESRHRGKFETEAYLKESGIPFTSIRPVYIYGSGNYNDLENWFFDRLVRDLPIPIPHHGLYITQFGHVEDLAVAMAGVLGNSQAIGQIYNISGDRYTTFTGLALACASAMGKNPNQIDIRYYDPNQVDVGNRKAFPIRMQHFFTDITKAKKDLSWQPKYDLISGLKESFENDYLATGRDKKEIDFSVDQQIFKTMKTV; the protein is encoded by the coding sequence ATGCGTATTTTAATCATGGGGGGAACTAGATTTATCGGTGTTTCCCTCACCAAAATTTTAGTAAATCAGGGGCATGAAGTAGTTTTATTTAACCGAGGTAATAATCCTTCTCCCGTGGATGGTATTCAACAAATTCATGGCGATCGCACTTCAGCGGTACAATTAGAAGAAAAATTAAAAGGGGAAAAATTTGACGCTATTTTCGATAATAACGGGCGCACCCTATCCGATACCAAACCCCTTGTGGATCTATTTAACGGTAAAGTATCCCATTTTGTCTATGTAAGTTCAGCGGGGGTTTACTTACCATCCCATCAGATGCCCCACCGAGAAGATGATCCTCTCAACCCCGAAAGCCGCCACCGAGGCAAGTTTGAAACCGAAGCCTACCTCAAAGAGTCAGGGATTCCCTTCACCTCCATTCGCCCTGTCTATATTTATGGCTCGGGAAATTATAACGATCTGGAAAACTGGTTTTTTGATCGTTTAGTCAGGGATTTACCCATTCCTATCCCTCACCATGGTTTATATATTACCCAATTTGGTCATGTAGAAGATTTGGCAGTTGCCATGGCAGGGGTTTTGGGCAATTCCCAAGCCATAGGGCAAATATACAATATATCAGGCGATCGTTATACTACATTTACAGGATTAGCCCTTGCCTGTGCCTCTGCCATGGGTAAAAATCCTAATCAAATTGATATTAGATATTATGACCCCAATCAGGTAGATGTGGGCAATAGGAAAGCGTTTCCCATTCGTATGCAACACTTTTTTACTGATATTACCAAAGCCAAAAAAGATTTATCGTGGCAACCGAAATATGATCTTATTTCAGGCTTAAAAGAATCCTTTGAAAATGATTATTTAGCCACAGGAAGAGACAAAAAAGAGATTGATTTTAGTGTAGATCAGCAAATTTTTAAGACAATGAAAACAGTCTAA
- a CDS encoding SMC domain protein (TIGRFAM: exonuclease SbcC~COGs: COG0419 ATPase involved in DNA repair~InterPro IPR003395~KEGG: cyc:PCC7424_4561 exonuclease SbcC~PFAM: SMC domain protein~SPTR: Exonuclease SbcC), whose product MIPKKLILQNFLSYRQASLNFDGLHTACICGANGAGKSSLLEAITWAIWGKTRAKASEDVIHLGEKNTRVDFEFSYGEQIYRIIRTKQRKGGSTLDFQVLHNLQFNSISGKGVTETQERINDCLKVDYDTFSNSAYLQQGQADKFMSYGAAQRKDILVKLLKLDDYDKIADVAKESAKKYGEEKTRLQGQWELLEGKLEEKESYHLALQNLSQDLTYHQGEYHQVEESLKQVQLLNTERDTLEKELSWQNNQLMEMKNKLRQCVQEKEILLQEIKDLSSILSQEREIIDNYHLLQSCLDEDKVLTHSFGLYKQFVSEKNQLEETLRQEISSLEQSIRETNFKLEELAKSEQDLLKVISEREKIIDDVEKCRYYRDQLAHLDSVRNEFNLLQQEESRLIKELEKEEARLSSRVEQLQKQELPLEEKVRAIPTIRQDYFQTKEALKVIYNQKNYLTRVEEKKADQLLAKQRLVDYKSSIAQRVEEINQKLATLQVDNNALCPVCESPLDEVHLNHVIGNGLEELRGLENSAWQYESDIIQCDRTLGELTQEIQSLKNQLSEEDILQKKYIYLENTLNNMDDIYDQLDEIITEKEELMKLIDEQKYLPNLKIELSQVRNKIKALGYSPESYSLVRENDHKYRWAETNYQRLQEAETKLTKLAENKVNLQQKLEHFNQQLTSLRDNSELQQKITQIDKNITEINYSDERHGEVRKTIQDLQNYQFQYLKLEDAKKQLPILNNKLTQYEEKIGEYGAEIAEKETKVKSLQEKLSGLFDYSNELNKLQLEANEKRNKINQLLSEKGGIEKSLTDLSKDEKKIQSITKQIREIEKNYRIYTELQKAFGKNGIQALMIENLLPQLEAEANQILSRLTNNQLHIQFVTQKEKVTKSKKSDSNFKDTLDIIISDAQGTRSYETYSGGESFRINFSIRLALSRILAQRSGTALQLLIIDEGFGTQDDAGCDRLIAALNAIADDFACILTVTHMPQFKEAFQSRIEVYKTNEGSKIRLSV is encoded by the coding sequence ATGATTCCCAAAAAATTGATATTACAAAACTTTCTTAGCTATCGTCAGGCGAGTTTAAATTTTGATGGCTTACACACGGCTTGTATCTGTGGCGCTAATGGTGCTGGAAAATCATCTTTGCTAGAAGCTATCACCTGGGCAATTTGGGGTAAAACAAGGGCAAAAGCTAGTGAGGATGTGATTCATCTGGGGGAAAAAAATACAAGGGTTGATTTTGAGTTTAGTTATGGCGAACAAATTTATCGCATTATTCGTACTAAGCAAAGAAAGGGAGGTTCAACTTTAGATTTTCAGGTACTTCATAATCTTCAGTTCAATTCTATTTCAGGCAAGGGAGTAACGGAAACTCAGGAAAGAATTAATGATTGTTTGAAGGTTGATTACGATACTTTTTCCAATTCTGCTTATTTACAACAAGGGCAGGCAGATAAATTTATGAGTTATGGGGCTGCCCAACGTAAGGATATTTTAGTGAAACTGCTTAAGTTGGATGACTATGACAAAATTGCTGATGTGGCGAAAGAGTCGGCAAAAAAATATGGGGAGGAAAAAACTCGGTTACAGGGGCAATGGGAGTTGTTGGAGGGTAAACTGGAGGAGAAGGAAAGTTATCATTTAGCACTGCAAAATTTAAGTCAGGATTTGACTTATCATCAGGGAGAATATCATCAAGTTGAAGAAAGTTTAAAGCAAGTTCAACTTTTGAATACGGAAAGGGATACTTTAGAAAAGGAGTTATCCTGGCAAAATAATCAGTTGATGGAGATGAAAAATAAACTTCGTCAATGTGTTCAGGAAAAGGAAATTTTGCTTCAAGAGATTAAGGATTTAAGTTCTATTTTAAGTCAAGAAAGGGAGATTATTGATAATTATCATTTGTTGCAAAGTTGTTTGGATGAGGATAAGGTTTTAACCCATAGTTTTGGTTTGTATAAACAGTTTGTTTCTGAAAAAAACCAGTTAGAAGAAACCCTACGACAAGAAATTTCTAGTTTAGAACAAAGTATTCGAGAAACCAATTTTAAGTTGGAAGAATTGGCAAAAAGTGAGCAGGATTTGTTAAAGGTAATTAGTGAGAGGGAAAAAATTATTGATGATGTGGAAAAGTGTCGATATTATCGAGATCAATTAGCTCATTTGGATTCTGTGAGAAATGAGTTTAATCTTTTGCAACAGGAAGAGTCTCGATTAATTAAGGAGTTGGAAAAGGAGGAGGCGAGGTTATCTTCTCGAGTGGAACAATTGCAAAAACAAGAGTTACCTTTGGAGGAAAAGGTGAGGGCTATTCCTACTATTCGTCAGGATTATTTTCAAACTAAAGAAGCCTTAAAGGTTATCTATAATCAAAAAAATTATCTTACTCGAGTGGAGGAAAAAAAGGCTGATCAATTATTAGCAAAACAAAGATTGGTTGATTATAAATCTAGTATTGCTCAACGGGTGGAGGAAATTAATCAAAAGTTGGCAACTTTACAGGTTGATAATAATGCTCTTTGTCCTGTGTGTGAGTCTCCTTTGGATGAGGTTCATCTTAATCATGTTATTGGTAATGGTTTGGAGGAGTTGAGGGGATTAGAAAATTCTGCTTGGCAGTATGAGTCTGATATTATACAGTGCGATCGCACTTTAGGAGAGTTAACCCAAGAAATTCAGAGTTTAAAAAATCAATTAAGTGAGGAGGATATTTTACAAAAAAAATATATCTATTTGGAAAATACTCTTAATAATATGGATGATATTTATGATCAATTAGATGAAATTATCACTGAAAAAGAGGAGTTAATGAAGTTAATTGATGAACAGAAATATTTACCTAATCTAAAAATAGAATTAAGTCAAGTTAGAAATAAAATTAAAGCCCTTGGATATAGTCCAGAAAGTTATAGTTTAGTGAGGGAAAATGATCATAAATATCGTTGGGCAGAAACTAATTATCAACGATTGCAAGAAGCGGAAACAAAATTAACCAAATTGGCAGAAAATAAAGTTAATTTACAACAAAAATTAGAGCATTTTAATCAACAATTAACAAGTCTTAGGGATAATTCAGAATTGCAACAGAAAATTACTCAGATAGATAAAAATATCACTGAGATTAATTATAGTGATGAGCGTCATGGAGAGGTGAGGAAAACAATTCAAGATTTACAAAATTACCAATTTCAATATCTTAAATTAGAAGATGCTAAAAAACAGTTGCCTATATTGAACAATAAGTTAACTCAATATGAGGAAAAAATTGGGGAGTATGGGGCAGAAATAGCAGAAAAAGAAACGAAGGTTAAAAGTTTACAAGAAAAGTTATCTGGTTTATTTGATTATAGTAATGAGTTAAATAAATTGCAATTAGAAGCTAATGAAAAAAGGAATAAAATTAATCAATTATTAAGTGAAAAAGGAGGAATAGAAAAGTCTTTAACAGATTTGAGTAAAGACGAAAAAAAAATCCAATCCATTACAAAACAAATTAGAGAAATAGAAAAAAACTATCGTATTTATACGGAATTGCAGAAGGCTTTTGGGAAAAATGGTATTCAAGCCTTAATGATAGAAAACCTTTTACCTCAGCTAGAGGCAGAAGCAAATCAAATCCTCAGTCGTCTGACTAATAATCAATTACATATCCAATTTGTGACTCAAAAAGAAAAAGTAACTAAGTCGAAAAAATCGGATTCCAATTTTAAAGATACCCTTGATATTATCATCTCCGATGCTCAAGGAACTCGATCTTATGAAACCTATTCGGGAGGAGAAAGTTTCCGCATTAATTTCTCTATTCGTCTTGCCCTTTCTCGTATTTTGGCTCAAAGGTCGGGAACTGCTTTACAATTACTGATCATAGATGAGGGTTTTGGTACTCAGGATGATGCAGGGTGCGATCGCCTCATAGCCGCCTTAAATGCCATTGCTGATGATTTTGCCTGTATTCTCACTGTTACCCACATGCCACAGTTTAAAGAGGCTTTCCAATCTCGCATTGAGGTATATAAAACCAATGAAGGATCGAAAATTCGTCTTTCTGTCTAA
- a CDS encoding histidine kinase (PFAM: Histidine kinase-, DNA gyrase B-, and HSP90-like ATPase; Response regulator receiver domain; CHASE domain; His Kinase A (phosphoacceptor) domain~COGs: COG0642 Signal transduction histidine kinase~InterProIPR003661:IPR003594:IPR001789:IPR005467:IPR 006189:IPR004358~KEGG: gvi:glr0718 two-component hybrid sensor and regulator~PFAM: ATP-binding region ATPase domain protein; histidine kinase A domain protein; response regulator receiver~SMART: ATP-binding region ATPase domain protein; histidine kinase A domain protein; response regulator receiver~SPTR: Sensor protein) yields MTGVAFFLHYLLTIQETKQMEQKISSQLIATEAKIQNKLALEIDGLQGFVSGWEFRRGYDRLEWENDISNYLKTRSGYQAIEWVDKDYFIRWVVPEKGNENAVDLYLAFEEKRANALSIATQTKSTYISPKVDLVQGVKGFIVYNPIFIDDEFEGLILGVFNINSFFYRLLRDESIAGYQVFIYDNNSLIYSTTYTEEKDNIWWRSSRVFTYRGIRWEIVLIPNGTLINESKSPLPLVVLIAGLTISWLLVWGVNSLLEVSQRNILLEKARKEAEQANNAKSQFLAMMSHEIRTPLNGLFGILNLLKSTPLNSEQKDFIQTIEDSSKSLLLIINDILDFSKIESGKLELVIEDFNLQKCIKNVIDLLSFQAKSQGLDLKLFWDSDTPINLRGDVGRLRQVLINLISNALKFTEEGEVTVTVSSRRLQGVLDGTLEGNKDYLIHFAVKDTGIGIAKENQDKLFNPFVQADGAINRRYGGTGLGLVISRRLARLMGGDIWFKSELGVGSTFYFTVKVDSAPCETDSVGIAPKSVSGEITPCQNHDKQESPINYPLAKTVTINNHTSPSQTLENSLKILIAEDNPVNQKVALLLLKKLGYYPHIAINGLEVLDAVKKDCYDVILMDMQMPEMDGLSATEWIRINVDSTMQPYIIAMTANATKADEKRCFEAGMDDYISKPFEFQVLTEKLNLLEMAISQV; encoded by the coding sequence ATGACGGGAGTTGCCTTTTTTCTCCATTACTTGTTGACTATACAAGAAACAAAACAGATGGAGCAAAAAATTTCCTCCCAATTAATTGCCACGGAAGCCAAAATACAAAATAAATTAGCTTTAGAAATAGATGGTTTACAAGGATTTGTTTCTGGATGGGAATTTCGGCGAGGTTATGATCGTTTAGAGTGGGAAAATGATATTTCTAATTATCTCAAAACTCGTTCGGGTTATCAAGCCATTGAGTGGGTGGACAAGGATTATTTTATTCGTTGGGTGGTGCCAGAAAAAGGCAATGAAAATGCGGTAGATTTATATCTTGCCTTTGAAGAGAAAAGAGCAAATGCCCTCAGTATAGCCACTCAGACGAAGTCTACTTACATCAGCCCTAAAGTTGATTTGGTACAGGGGGTTAAGGGTTTTATTGTTTATAATCCCATTTTTATTGATGATGAATTTGAGGGCTTAATTTTAGGGGTGTTTAATATTAATTCTTTCTTTTATCGTTTACTTAGAGATGAAAGTATTGCAGGTTATCAGGTATTTATTTATGATAATAATTCTTTAATTTATAGCACTACTTATACTGAAGAAAAGGATAATATATGGTGGCGTAGTTCCAGAGTTTTTACTTATCGAGGTATTCGATGGGAAATTGTTTTAATACCCAATGGTACTTTAATTAATGAAAGTAAATCTCCTTTACCTTTGGTGGTTTTGATTGCAGGATTGACGATTTCTTGGTTGCTGGTTTGGGGGGTTAATTCTTTGTTGGAAGTGAGTCAGAGAAATATTTTACTGGAAAAGGCAAGGAAGGAAGCGGAACAAGCAAATAATGCCAAAAGTCAATTTTTAGCGATGATGAGTCATGAAATTCGTACTCCTCTTAATGGTTTATTTGGTATTTTAAATCTCTTAAAAAGCACTCCTTTAAATAGTGAACAAAAAGATTTTATTCAAACCATTGAGGATAGTAGTAAAAGTTTATTATTAATTATTAATGATATTTTAGATTTTTCTAAAATTGAATCAGGTAAATTGGAGTTGGTGATAGAAGACTTTAACTTACAAAAGTGTATTAAAAATGTTATTGATTTGTTAAGTTTTCAAGCAAAAAGTCAAGGTTTGGACTTAAAATTATTTTGGGATTCTGATACCCCCATCAATTTACGGGGGGATGTGGGACGTTTGAGACAAGTTTTAATTAATTTGATTAGTAATGCTTTAAAGTTTACTGAGGAAGGAGAGGTGACGGTGACGGTTTCTAGTCGACGTTTGCAGGGTGTTTTGGATGGTACTTTGGAGGGGAATAAGGATTATTTAATTCATTTTGCAGTGAAAGATACAGGGATTGGCATTGCTAAGGAAAATCAGGATAAGTTATTTAACCCTTTTGTACAGGCGGATGGGGCGATAAATCGCCGTTATGGGGGTACTGGGTTGGGTTTGGTTATTAGTCGTCGTTTGGCTAGGTTGATGGGTGGTGATATTTGGTTTAAAAGTGAGTTGGGGGTGGGTTCTACTTTTTATTTTACTGTCAAGGTTGATAGTGCGCCCTGCGAAACAGATTCTGTAGGGATTGCCCCTAAATCGGTTTCTGGAGAGATAACACCTTGTCAAAACCATGATAAACAAGAAAGTCCTATTAATTACCCATTAGCGAAAACAGTGACCATCAATAACCACACTTCCCCAAGCCAAACCTTAGAAAATTCTCTCAAAATTCTGATTGCCGAAGATAACCCTGTGAATCAAAAGGTTGCTCTATTGTTATTAAAAAAATTAGGCTATTATCCTCACATCGCTATCAATGGTTTAGAAGTTTTGGATGCCGTCAAAAAAGATTGCTACGATGTTATTTTGATGGATATGCAAATGCCAGAAATGGATGGTTTAAGTGCTACTGAATGGATTAGGATTAATGTTGATAGCACTATGCAACCCTATATTATCGCCATGACAGCCAATGCGACGAAGGCGGATGAAAAACGTTGTTTTGAGGCGGGAATGGATGACTATATCAGTAAACCTTTTGAATTTCAAGTTCTCACGGAAAAATTAAATCTCCTAGAAATGGCAATCAGTCAAGTGTAA
- a CDS encoding hypothetical protein (PFAM: Protein of unknown function (DUF1449)~KEGG: cyt:cce_4338 hypothetical protein~SPTR: Putative uncharacterized protein) has product MLLFDINNLTYWIFLGIGVFLFLLVIISGGGEDQDIDTDADFDLDADADFDADAEAESNFDADMEADESLEGNFLLFLSWFGVGKSPLLILLAIDFSSWGVIGWFLNVTIGGVMGEIPQGLIALAIFVVSLAISLWIGRILSNPIGKIFANFGEEIDGERLIGCTGHVISSKLPYVVEGKVAQADVLDNARNLVTVEAALPDWAKVVPHRGQEILIIDRQQHCYIAIAKDTSDEDKWLNSNNN; this is encoded by the coding sequence ATGTTGCTATTTGACATCAATAATCTTACCTATTGGATATTTTTAGGAATCGGCGTATTTTTATTCTTATTGGTCATTATTTCAGGGGGAGGAGAAGATCAAGATATTGATACGGATGCCGATTTTGATTTGGATGCCGACGCTGATTTTGATGCGGATGCTGAGGCAGAAAGCAACTTTGATGCGGATATGGAGGCTGATGAAAGCCTTGAAGGAAATTTTTTGTTATTTTTATCGTGGTTTGGGGTTGGGAAAAGTCCTTTATTAATTCTTCTTGCCATTGATTTTTCTAGTTGGGGAGTTATTGGTTGGTTTCTCAATGTAACCATCGGCGGTGTTATGGGGGAAATTCCTCAAGGGTTAATTGCTTTGGCAATTTTCGTCGTCTCCCTTGCCATTAGTTTATGGATTGGCAGAATATTATCTAATCCCATTGGTAAAATTTTCGCTAATTTTGGGGAAGAAATAGATGGAGAACGTTTAATAGGTTGTACTGGTCATGTAATCTCTAGTAAACTTCCCTATGTAGTTGAGGGAAAAGTGGCACAGGCTGATGTCTTAGACAATGCCCGAAACCTTGTCACCGTTGAGGCAGCATTGCCTGACTGGGCGAAAGTTGTTCCCCATCGAGGACAAGAAATTTTAATAATTGATCGTCAACAACATTGCTACATTGCGATCGCCAAAGATACCTCAGATGAAGATAAATGGCTCAATTCTAATAATAATTAA